The Nostoc sp. 'Lobaria pulmonaria (5183) cyanobiont' DNA window GAGCAATCCAATCAGGTAGCTACAAGCAATAGACTGCCCCAGGTTAGTGATGATGAGTCAAATTCTTATGCTTACTCCCTGGCTCTGCAAGACTTTTATCGGTTAAATTCGATCGCTGCTAGCGATCGCCGCACGTTACAAATGTGCAAGTAATCTCCAATATCTTAATTATGTCCTTTTAGACTAGACACACTCAAGCAGCTTTTTAGAATGAAATCGCCCTGAGTGTGTTATTAAGCAATCTTCAGTAGTTTTCTAGTACACATCGGCAAAAATAAACTACCCATTCCAAATCGCTCAAAGCTGCGAAATTCGAGCTTTTTGACTTTTGACTTTTGACTTTTGACTTCCGCGCAGCGGTACTAGGGCTTTTTTGCCACCTGTTAAAATCGCTGACCTGTAGTAACTTCAAATCTAAGTTCTCCTCGATCGCTAATTCCTAAGTCACCTCGAATTAGCCCAAAGGATGACTTGACGCGCAATCCTAAGCCGTAACCAAAGCCACTTCCAGGTTTATCTCGTAGCACTCCTGGTTCTCCTAGCACGGTTTCGCTAGACCCGAAATCTGAGGCGAAGTCAGTAAAAAGAACTCCTCCGATTGAGTAAAAAATTGGGAAACGATATTCCACAGAAGCTAAACCATAACTTCGACCACTGGCGACTTTCCCATAACCGTAACCCCTGACAGAATTTAGCCCACCAATATTAAAAGCATTAGCTGGTGGAAAGTTTCCAAGAGTCGTACCAATTTGTAAATTAATCGCCAACATTTCTGGATTGTCAGTTGGTCTACCATTACCTATCCAACTGACTGGTAAATACTGAATATAATCTCCCTGTAGGCGGTTGCTAGAAATATTGCCCAGTCCAATCGGAATTGCTTGTTCTGTGCTGAAAGTGAGGATTGATCCTTGAGTCGGATTTTCTCGGCGATCGCGTTGATCTCTGGATATAGCAAGCCCTACTGTAAATAAGTCATCAATGCCAGTACCGCTCACAGATAAAGGACTCCCTAATCTATCGACCTGTGCGACATTATATTCGCGATCGCGCAAGCTAATTCTGGTATAATTCAAGCTTATACCTGCATCCCACTCATCAAAAGATTTTAAAACTCCTACAGAACCGCCAAACCTTCCCTCACGTACTTTGTCACCGTCAGACAATCTGATATCGTCGTTGAAAGTTCCTGATATATTACGACTACGAAAAGCTCTGATGCTGTAGCCTAAGCGGTTTGGTTCTTCAGGACGATAACGACTAATGAACTGACCATTAAATTGGACATCTTTACCGCTGATTTGCACAGTTGTATCTAATTTATCGTTAAGACCGCTGATATTTTCATCTTTATAACCCACCCGACCGAATAATCCAACATCTTCGTTACTACCGCCTCCTAAAATTAGAGAAGGGAAGTTACGCTCTTTGATTTCATAAATGAGATTAACACTATTGGCATCTTCTTGTCGGTAAACATTGACTTCATTAAATGATTCTAATCTCCGCAATCGTTGCAAGTCTGCTTTTAGTAAATCTTCACGGAATACCTGACCAGGTTTAAGTTTCAGCAGACCAATGATGAAATCTTTTCGAGTTCGTCCTTTGATCGGCTGACCTTTTTCATCGAGTAATTGATCTTTGTTATTAACAAAACGAATCTGGATATCTTTGATAATTCTTTGGGAAAACTCGACAGACTGGTTATCGACTGGAGTTAATCCAATATAATCACCATATTTTGCATACTCTCCCTCTATCTGTAATGTCGGTTTTGTTGCCACAATACTAGTGCTATCTTCAGTAGAAGATTGCGAGTCTGCAACGGCTTCTAGATTTTCTCCAGCTATTAAGATGACTGCGATCGCAACTACAGCTATTTGAATATACATAAATAAAGCTTTGTCATTACCCACATTTTGACAACAGTTAAAGATTTGATAACTAATCAAGCGGACATGATATCAAAGCTTTCTTTCTTCAGTAACTAATGTCAAACTAACCCATTCGCCTTTCTCGTTATAGCTGCGAATCATCCTTTGGCGAAGGTTTGGTTGGATTAACCAACCCGCTTCTATAAAAAATGGTTGGCGTAACTGCACTTTGACAGGTGATGTTGCAGAAGCGCCATCTGGTAAAAATAATACTTGCACCTGCTTTTCTGGGTTTTGGTCAAAGAGAACAATCGGGCCTTTGATGGTAGCAGTTGAGGTAATAGTGCGATTGCTAAAATAAGTACTTTGAATTAATCGCCCAGCATCATCAAGTTGTAATTTTAAGGTTGTAGAGTAAGTATCAGGCGATCGCCAATCTGGATATATTGTTACTGCTTGACCTTGCCATTCTCCCAACAAATCATTTATCTGCAAACTTGGACGTTCTGCTGCTGGGGTTCCAGCGAGATGTTCTCGAATTAAAATTAATTCCTTTAGCTGACCAGTATTATCAAACAGTTGCACCAGACGCAAGCGCCGATTTTCACGAACAAAAGCGAGTTCTCCACCAAATTCGGAAAATGGCCCTAACTGAATTAAACCTTCAGAAAATGAACCATTTTCAAAAAACAGCAGACCCCCTCCCACAGAATTAAATTCTCTGATTATATCTTGTCCCGAACGGCTCAGAGTTAGCCGCACTTTCTGGCTAGTGTTCAAATGTTCTAGGGAAAGACAACTAGGAGTATCATTCAAAAGTGTTCCTTGGGGAGAAAAATTTGTAAATGAACCTTCCCAAACACCGAGATTCTGCAAAAAACATTCCCATTGTGATTTCATAGTGATTTTGTCATTTGTCATTTGTGATTGGTCATTGGTTATTGGTCATTGGTCATTTGTGATTTGTCATTTGATTAGCCCTGATAAGTTGATATGTAGGTTTAATTTCATATTCGTTCAAGCAAAACTTCAGTTATTCTTTTAAAATTTTGAAAATTTTGAGTTCAGAGGTCGAAGTTCCGAGTTCAGAGGTCGAAGTTTCGAGTTCAGAGGTCGAAGTTTCGAGTTCAGAAGTCGAAATTCCGAGTTCAGAAGTCGAAATTCCGAGTTCAGAGGTCAAAATTTCGAGTTCAGAAGTCGAAATTCCGAGTTCAGAGGTCAAAATTCCGAGTTCAGAGGTCAAAGTTCCGAGTTCAGAGGTCAAAGTTCCGAGTTCAGAAGTCGAAGTTCCGAGTTCAGAGGTCAAAATTCCAAGTTCAGAAGTCGAAATTCCGAGTTCAAAGGACAAATGACAAAGGACAAATGACCAATGACTATCCTTTAGCAAAACGTCGGACAGCAAATAAGCTCCCCATTAATCCTACACCTGCACCGAAACCCAAAAGAATCAGAGGCAATAATAAAATTTCTGCTGGAGTGAGTTGCACTCTGTTGGTGATGACTTGGATAAACTCAGGTTGATTGACTAGTAACTTACCGAGAAACTGTTGAATTACAGAAATGAAACTCCAGGCGATCGCACCACCAACCAAACCAAAGGCAATTCCTTGTAAAATAAACGGGAGGTAAATCCAAACAGAAGTCGCTCCCACTAGCTGCATAATTTCAATTTCCTGGCGACGCGCCATGACAATCAGCTTAATTGTGGTGGTAGTCACTGCGATCGCTGTTAAAGTCAGAATAATCGTAATTGTTAAACTAATCCAGTTCAGACCTCGGTGCAACTGGGCAATGCGTTTAACCGCTTCATCGACATACTGCACCGTCTCAACTCCTGGTAATTTAGCCAACTGCGTTGCTAAGGTTGGCACAACTTGAGAATTACGCGCTTTCACCTTCATTTCATCAACCAGAGGATTCTCACCTAGCTGCTGGGTAGCACCCTCAATATCAGAAATTCTCATTTCCTTAACTAACTTAGTCCAAGCTTCTTCTTTGGTAATAGTTTTTATCGCCGCTACCTCTGGCATTTTTGCGATTCGTGGCTCAATGCTTTCGATTTGCGTATCTGCTTCAAGATAAACTGATATTTCTAGCTGGCTACCAAACTGATAAAGGAGTTTTTCAACTTGCCAAGAGGTTTGCAAACTCAAGCCAAATAAAAACAATAACACTGTTACAGTACTTACAGCTGCCCAATTCATCCAACCTCCCCGCAGTAAACCGAGGAAAGTTTCTTTGAGCAGATAGTCAAGTTTCGTGAAAGATTTAAACACACATCACCTCAAAATTTGAACTTAACGCCAAGGCACTAAGTTCAGCTTTTGCGTCTTTGCGTCAATAACACTACTATTTATAGTCAATGGTGCAAAGTTTGCCAATACATCAGCTTTTATCCATTGCTACTACCTTCCTTTGTCCTCCTGCTGTCTCGACCATTTCCCTAATCTTTATACCATTTCCCACAGATTCATTATTGCTTTTAACAGTTATTGATAATAATTGACTAGTCCGCCACAGCGTAAATAGAGCAACCATTTAAAATCCCTAAAGAGCTTATTCAATAATACTTTTGACTTTTGACTTTTGACTTTTGACTTCCGCCTTGCGGTACTAGCTGTTCTGCTTCCTAAGCAATTTTACTGTTCTTTAAACTTGACTTCCAAAAAGGGGGGAAATAGTTTGGTAATTATACGATGTTTTTCTCTGAAGTTCGGAGTAATTTGGTAGGAGCAACAGATTGATTAAAGGAAAGTTAAACTATGAGCTTCTTAAATAAAGCCAATTTGGGCAATACCTTATTAAACCAGATTCGCTCTCAGCTTGAGTCCGTAGAAATACATAATTATAATCTGGCCAGACTATTGTGCAAAATAATTCCTTCCAATTGCCCTTTTGAAAGAACAGTTAAAGTTTTCGGTCGGACTCTGCTTCAGATTCCACCTTTATGTAAATTGAATCCTCTCTATGAACAGATAGTTGTTCTTCGTTTTAAGTGTTTATTATATTTAGTCAATGAATGTGGTGAGGATGCCAGAAAATATTGTTAAACATAGGTTTCTACCAATAAAAAATAGATTGGATAAATATTTTTACCAAGAAAAATTGTATAGAAATCCTAGTTGCAATCAGATGTGAATACAAAATAGGCTAGCGAACGACTTATAATCGATTTCACATTCGGTGAGGCTCAGAAGCTTTAAAAGTACTGTTTAATAACCTCAGCCTCGATAATATTATCACTCCAAGTATATGCAACGTGACTTCACAAGAATTATTTTGGAGATTGATACTACGTCTAAGAGGATGTTTAAAAGTATTATTGCTAACAACGTAACCCCCTTAGCAAGCCTTCCTGACAATGAAATAAGGGTTTGACAGCCTCTCCCCCTTGGCATCAGCCTGCCGTTAGGCAAGCAAACAGAGGAATGGCAGCTGGGTTATTTGGTATACTCTAGGACTTTTTAAACATCCTCTAACTGAGATTGATAGAATGAAAATAGTAGGAATTTGCACCATCTAGCCATCGAGACTCATGCCCTCTGAAATTGCTGTCGAGAAAAAAAAGTTAAAAAATCCACCTTTGGAGCTTCATTATTTAGGCGATCGCGTGCTGCGTCAAGCTGCAAAACGGATTTCTAAGGTTGATGACGAACTTCGCCAAATAGTGCGCGAAATGCTGCAAACTATGTACAGCAAAGATGGCATTGGTTTGGCTGCGCCCCAAGTGGGAATTCACAAACAATTAATTGTTATCGACCTGGAACCAGAGAACGCAGCTAATCAGCCTTTAGTGTTGATTAACCCCACCATTAAACAAGTCAGCCGCGATATCTCTGTTGCCCAAGAAGGATGCTTGAGCATTCCCAACGTATATCTAGACGTAAAGCGCCCCGAAGTCGTAGAAATTGCCTATAAAGACGAATACGGTCGTCCCCGGACATTAAAGGCTAATGACCTCTTGGGACGCTGCATTCAGCACGAAATGGATCACCTTAACGGCGTGGTATTTGTAGACCGTGTAGAAAACTCCTTGACTTTAGCCCAGGAGCTATCTAAGAATGGCTTCTCGTATCAAGCGGTGAAACCAATAGCATAGGGGGGCAATAGTGTATTTAACTCCAAAAAGCAGTTTATTTCTGGGTGGTTCTTGTGTAAGTGCGATCGCCGCCGTCGGCTCGATTTTTGAACTCGGTTACGGACAACCAGATTTTGGTGTCACAGCCACGGCAATTATCCTGGTATTAAGCATTCCACTCACAGGATTATTTTTCTTTGCCGCAGTGAAGGACGCAAGGGCTAACATTAAATAAGCATCAGGTACATAAAAAAGGTAAAAGGATGAAGGAAAAAGGCAAAATTCATTCTTTTACCTTTTATTTTTGCTCTCCATTTTCCACTGCCCCTAAAGCTTTTAGCGTCACTAACTGCGCTGCGGTTAACCCTGTAACCCCGGTGATATTCATTTTTTCGTAAGGTCGTGGCGATCGCAGTATTCTTAGGCACTCACCCGTCGATACATCCCAAAGCTTAATTGTCTCATCTTGGCTACCACTAATCAGGGTTTGACCATCAAGACTAAAGGCAACTGACTTTACCCAATTAGCCCCCTGCAAAGTTTTCAGGCACTTGCCATTATAGACATCCCATAATTTTATCGTTTGGTCTTCACTGGCACTAGCTAAAATTTGACCATCGGGACTAAAGGCAACTGACCAGACTCGATTAGTATGTTCTTGCAAGGTTGTCAAGCACTTGCCCATGTAAACATCCCATAACTTTACTGTTTGGTCATCACTGCCACTAGCTAAAGTCTGACCATCTGGGCTGAAAGTAACTGACCTGATCCGATTGCTGTGTCCCTCCAAAATATGGAGACATTCTCCTGTATAAATATTCCATAACCTGACTCTTTGGTTTTCACTACCACTAGCTAAAGTTTGACCATCGTGACTAAAGGCAACCGATCTTACCCAACTGGTATGCCCTTTCAAGGTTTGGAGACATTTTCCGGTGTAGACATCCCATAATTTCACTGTTTGGTCATCACTACCGCTAGCTAAAATTTCACCATTGGGACTAAAAGCAACTGACCTAATTCGATTGGTATGTTCCTGCAATTTTTTCAAGCATTGCCCTGTGTGAACATCCCATAATTTA harbors:
- a CDS encoding BamA/TamA family outer membrane protein is translated as MYIQIAVVAIAVILIAGENLEAVADSQSSTEDSTSIVATKPTLQIEGEYAKYGDYIGLTPVDNQSVEFSQRIIKDIQIRFVNNKDQLLDEKGQPIKGRTRKDFIIGLLKLKPGQVFREDLLKADLQRLRRLESFNEVNVYRQEDANSVNLIYEIKERNFPSLILGGGSNEDVGLFGRVGYKDENISGLNDKLDTTVQISGKDVQFNGQFISRYRPEEPNRLGYSIRAFRSRNISGTFNDDIRLSDGDKVREGRFGGSVGVLKSFDEWDAGISLNYTRISLRDREYNVAQVDRLGSPLSVSGTGIDDLFTVGLAISRDQRDRRENPTQGSILTFSTEQAIPIGLGNISSNRLQGDYIQYLPVSWIGNGRPTDNPEMLAINLQIGTTLGNFPPANAFNIGGLNSVRGYGYGKVASGRSYGLASVEYRFPIFYSIGGVLFTDFASDFGSSETVLGEPGVLRDKPGSGFGYGLGLRVKSSFGLIRGDLGISDRGELRFEVTTGQRF
- a CDS encoding Mo-dependent nitrogenase C-terminal domain-containing protein; translation: MSFLNKANLGNTLLNQIRSQLESVEIHNYNLARLLCKIIPSNCPFERTVKVFGRTLLQIPPLCKLNPLYEQIVVLRFKCLLYLVNECGEDARKYC
- the def gene encoding peptide deformylase, whose translation is MPSEIAVEKKKLKNPPLELHYLGDRVLRQAAKRISKVDDELRQIVREMLQTMYSKDGIGLAAPQVGIHKQLIVIDLEPENAANQPLVLINPTIKQVSRDISVAQEGCLSIPNVYLDVKRPEVVEIAYKDEYGRPRTLKANDLLGRCIQHEMDHLNGVVFVDRVENSLTLAQELSKNGFSYQAVKPIA
- a CDS encoding DUF3598 family protein → MKSQWECFLQNLGVWEGSFTNFSPQGTLLNDTPSCLSLEHLNTSQKVRLTLSRSGQDIIREFNSVGGGLLFFENGSFSEGLIQLGPFSEFGGELAFVRENRRLRLVQLFDNTGQLKELILIREHLAGTPAAERPSLQINDLLGEWQGQAVTIYPDWRSPDTYSTTLKLQLDDAGRLIQSTYFSNRTITSTATIKGPIVLFDQNPEKQVQVLFLPDGASATSPVKVQLRQPFFIEAGWLIQPNLRQRMIRSYNEKGEWVSLTLVTEERKL
- a CDS encoding cell division protein FtsX, whose amino-acid sequence is MFKSFTKLDYLLKETFLGLLRGGWMNWAAVSTVTVLLFLFGLSLQTSWQVEKLLYQFGSQLEISVYLEADTQIESIEPRIAKMPEVAAIKTITKEEAWTKLVKEMRISDIEGATQQLGENPLVDEMKVKARNSQVVPTLATQLAKLPGVETVQYVDEAVKRIAQLHRGLNWISLTITIILTLTAIAVTTTTIKLIVMARRQEIEIMQLVGATSVWIYLPFILQGIAFGLVGGAIAWSFISVIQQFLGKLLVNQPEFIQVITNRVQLTPAEILLLPLILLGFGAGVGLMGSLFAVRRFAKG